Within Paeniglutamicibacter psychrophenolicus, the genomic segment TTGCAGGTCCCGGCCCTGGGCAACCCGCGGGTGCGCATCGGCCTGGACGAGGCGGGCCGGCTCTCCGGCACCCTGGAATTCAGGGACCTGGATCTCTCGCCCCCACGCACCGAACTGGAAGCCACCGGGTCCGGCACCCTGGCGCTGGCCAACGGGAGGTTCAGCGGGCAGGTGCACGCGGACTTGGTGTACCCGCGGGCCGGAAGCGCGGCCCTCGACGTCGGATTCGACGAGAACGGGGCGTTCACCGGTTCGGGCACCCTGACGCTGGCCCTGCCGTTCCTGGACGCCGTGGGCGCCACGATCACGGCCGATGCGGCAGGCAACCTGGCCGCCGCCGCCACCATCGATGCGACGGGGGCGCACTCCCCGCTGCCCGGCTTGTCGGTGGGCACCGGGCAGGTCGTCCTTGGCTTCGGCAATGGCCGGCCCACCGCCACCCTCAGCGGGTTCTCCGCCAGCTATTCCGGGGTCGGGTCCCTGTCGATCACCACCCTGGAACTCGGCGGCCGCAACCCCGGCTTCAGCGGAGCGGGCGAGCTGGTGCTCACCATCCCGGGCCTCGAGGAGGTCACCGGCCGGGTGGCGGTCACCAATTCGAGGGTGAGCGGAACGCTGCGCATTGACGCCAACAAATTCCCCGAGGGGCTGCCGCTGACCAACGGCTCCCTGACCATCATCCTCTCCGAGTCCGGCCAGCTCGGATTCCGCGGCTCGGTCGGGGTGGCGCTGGAACCTGCGGCACGCGGGCGCCTGGAGGCCAGTTACGAGGAGGGCAGGTTCGCGCTGTCGACCCAGCTGGAACTGACCATCCCGGGCATGGCCCCGGTGCAGGTCACCGTCGCCTACCTTGACGGCGCGATTTCCGGGGCCGTCGACGTGCCGATCGATTCCGAGACGCTTCCGGGGCTCTCCGGGGCGATCCACGTCGAATACGCCCAGGACCGCTGGAGCGGCGAGACGACCCTGGCCTACTCGGCCGACGACGGCAAGCTTTCGGGCACCGTCACCGTGACTGTCACCCAAACCGAGGACAATTCCCTTCAGGTAGGCGGCAGCGGGTCGGTCACCGCGCAGTTGTTGCCGAACCTGGCCGGAACGCTTACCGCCACCATCCTGCCCGAGGGCGGGGTGGATGTCTCGGGCACCATCGAGGTGACCGAACCGGTGGAGCTTTTCGGGGAAAAACGGGTGGAAAAGGAGCTGTTTTCGCATTCGCAGAACATCCCGCTGTGGGCCATCCTGGTGGCGGTGATCCGCATCCGTGCCGGGGTGCGCGCGGGCATCGGGCCCGGGGTGTTCCGCAACATCACCGTCACCGGGTCCTACACCATCGGGGCCACCGAGGCGGATCCGAGCTTCACCGTCTCGGGCGAATTGTTCATCCCGGCCTTCGTAGAGGGCTATCTCGCCTTCGGCGCCGGGCTCGGCCTGGATGTGGTGCTCGGTTCGCTGACCGGCGGCATCGAGGCCATGGGCACCGCCGGGATCTACGGGGCCATCAGCGTTATTCCGGAACTGAGCTACGAGGGTGGTCAGTGGTCGATCGCCGGTGTTGCGACGCTGGCGGCCGGGGCCCGGCTGAAACTGAGCCTGAACGCCTGGGCAGAGGTCGAGGCGCTGTGGGTCACGGTCTGGGACAACACCTGGGAATTGGCCTCCGTCACCATGCCGATCGGCCCCGACCTGGCCCTGCAGGCGAGGATGAACTATGTCTTCGGTCGTCCGGAGCCCCCGGAACTGGAATTTTCCTCCACCGACATCGACTCCGAGTCGCTGATCCAATCGGCCATGCCCGAGGACGGCCCGGAACCTTCCGGTGCCCGCGAGGCCCTGGAAAACAAGGCCGAATGGCAAGGTGCCCTGCGCGAGGCGCGCACCGCGCCGGTCCCGGCCGAGCTGGCCGCCCAAGCAAGCCACACCGAGCCCGCACCGCAACCCGCCCGCCGGCCCCCGGCCCCCGGCGGCCCGCGTCCCGGTGCCGCGCGCGCCGATGCACCGGGACACCTCGGCGAGCCAACCGCGACTCCGGCCGCACCCGGCACCACGGCACCGGGTGCGGCGGCTGCGGCCGCAGCCGCACCGGATGACACGCTGCCCGGCCCCGTGCCGGCCAACGAGTTGCCCGCATCCAACGTGCCGCGCTACCCGTCACCGATTTCATTGCAGAGCCTTGACGAGCCAGCGGCCCCCCTTCCGCGCACCAAGGAGCAGGAACGCCAGGACCTGGATGCGGCATCCCGCACCGTCGACCTGGCCTCGGCCCAGGCGAGCTCCAGCGGCACCCTTGACGACTACTTCCCGCGCATCAAGAACCGCTTCCGCTTGGCCACGCTGGGATACGACGGCGATTTCGAGACCGGATTCAAGGTCCTCGGCTCCATCAACCCGGAGTTCCGCAAGACCCTGGCCGGGGAACCGCTCCAGGGCAGCGGCGTGGACCCCGAGAACGATCCCGCCCACCAGACGGAGGTGAAGTTCTGGTCCGCCACATTGGCCGGCACCGCAGTCGGCATCGAGATGCAGGCATCGCCCCTGGGACCCGACCACCCGCTGGGCTCCGAGCCACGGGGACAAACCGGGCTGATGGACAGGCTGGGCAGCGAATACATCCGCGGGCACCTGCTCAACGAGCACCTCGGCGGGCCGGGGGAACCACGCAACCTGTTCCCCATTACCCGCAGCGCCAACGCGCTGCACAGCAGCCGGATCGAGGAAACCATCAAGCGCTGGGTCAACACCGACAGGTACTGGGTGCGCTACCACGTCAAGATCGCGGGGTCGAACAGGATCGAGACCGATCATGGCCAGGACTACATCAATTCAACGATCCAGGCGCAGGCCTGGGTGCTGGACACGAACCTGGCTCCGTGGCGGAAAATCGAGACCGATATCACCTCGCATTATTCCCTCCAGTCGACGGCCACCAGGGAAGACGAAAATGCAACAAGCGTTGCCGGTGTGGCCGGCCACCGGGCACGCGCCGAGGACCTCGCCATCAATGTGGCGGTCTCCGGGTCCGGCCTGACCGCTTTCCCGAACCACGTCAAGGAAGACCTGGGGAAGATGCTGAAGCCCGGGACCACCTGGGCAGAGGTCCGTGAGAAGCTGGACAGGGCCACGGGTGTCGGCCCCGACACTGCCAGGGTGCTGCAGGAGGCCTACGGGCAGTCACTAAGTCGCAATGACGAGCAGGTGCTGTTGGCGACCGCCACCGACAAGCGGTTGCTGACCATCGCCGTGGACCATTGGGCAGCGATCATGGCACAGCTGGAATAGTCCAAGGCAGCGCGCTCCCCCGAATGGTCAGCGATCCTCGCCGCGCAAAAAGGAATCCAGGCGTTGGGCCAAGGCCGGTGACGGTTCAACCCCGAGTTCGTCCATGACCAGGTCCCGGTATTCCGCATAGCTGCGCTGCGCCACCAGCGGGTTTCCCTCGGACAAGTAGGTTTCAATCAGCGTTTCCTGGGCGGACTCGCGCAGCGGATCGGTCTGGCACACGACGAGTGCCGACTCCAGGGCGTCGGCGAACCTGCCGGCCAACCTGAATTCGCGGCTGAGGCATTCCATGGCATGGAGCATCCGTTGCTGCAGCCGTTGGCGTTCCATCTCTATCCACTCGTCGGAGAACCCGGGCAGGATTTCTGCGGTGTCGATGTTCCTGGGCACCCACGCCAGGTCGATGGCCGTCGGGCTCCCGGCAATCAACCGGGTGGCCCAGTCATCGAGCAATTGGACGTCCACCAGCACGCCATCTCCCAGGGACAACAGGTGCCCATCCGAATCGACCAGGCCGACGCCGTCGCGGCGCAGCCGCCACAATTGCGCCCTCAGGTTGCCCGCTGCCCGTTCCCCGCCCGCGTCCGGCCACAGGGTGCTGGCCACAAAGCGGCGGTCGTGCTCGCCCGGGTTGAAGGCCAGGTATCCCAGGATCCGGGCGTGCCCATCGGTCAGGTGCCGGACATTTCCGCCCATCGTGGCGGAGGGGGGACCCAGAAGGTGAAGCACCGGCTCGTTTCCATTACCGCAACCAGACTCCAGCGAACGCACCAGTCCCGATGTCATGGCGTCCCCCAAGCAGGATTGAAACAATGGACAAGGCCACCATACAATTCCCGGCCACCGCCTTGCCAGTGGCCAAAAGACTACAGACAATGCGAGGCCCCGGTGGTAGGCAAGTGCTCCCGAGCGGCCGTGAAGCGGCAACGCCACGGGGGTGTGGCAAGGGATTTTCCATGGGTTTTCCCGCCGCCGGGCAAACCCGCCGATAACGCCCCGGTGACGGATCGGGGCGCTAACTCAAGACAGGAGCCACGTGCCCGGGCACCGGCCCGGCGTACCGGGGGCTCGGCACACGGGGCGGACCGACCTTCCCAAGGGGGTGGCCAGCGCGATGACAGATGTCTCGCCCGCGAGCTACGCCGGCTACACGGATCTTGCCGGTCCCCCGGATCCACGGCTTGACCGGCTCGCCTTCCGCCGAATCCTGGAGGGCCGGGAGAAGTCGGTGCTCGGTTCGCTGCTGGTGCTGAACCTGGCGGCTGCGGCCGCGTTCATCGCCTTGCTCACGGCACTGGCCCTGCACTCCGACCCGGGCCCGTACGGCTGGGCCCTGTGGGCCTTGGTGGTGCTGCCCGAACTGCTCCGGCTGGCACAAAGCGCCGGGGTCGTCGCCTTTGCCGCCGTCGCGAGCGACCCGGTGCCCATGGAACCGGTGCCCGGGCTGCGCGTGGCGGTGTTGACCACCATCGTCCCGTCCCGGGAACCTGTCGAACTGCTCCTGAAGACGTTGCGCGCCATGCGGGCAGTGGAATACGACGGAGCGGTGGACGTGTGGATCCTGGACGAGGGGGACGACCCGGCGGTCCGCGCAGCTGCGGCATCGCTCGGGGTCAGGCATTTCACCCGGCTCGGGAACCCGGACTACAACACCTCCGGCGGCCGGTTCCGGGCCGGGACGAAGGCGGGAAACCACAACGCGTGGCGCGATGCCCACGGCCGGGACTACGACATCGTCGCCCAGGTGGATCCCGACCATGTCCCCTTCCCCCGGTTCCTGTTGCGCACCCTGGGATATTTCCGCGATCCGGACCTGGCCTTCGTCGTGGCTCCCCAGGTCTATGGCAACACCGGTAGCAGCCTGATCGCCAAGGCCGCCGCCGCCCAGGGATACATTTTCACAGGCATCATCCAGCGCGGGGGCAACGGCTTGGGTGCGCCGCTGCTGATCGGCACCAACCACCTCTACAGGATGAGCGCGTGGGAGCAGATCGGCGGTTACCAGGATTCGATCGTTGAGGACCACCTGACCGGCATGGCGGTGCACGCCGCGACCAACCCGGCCACCGGCGCCGCCTGGACCGGGGTTTACACCCCGGACATCCTGGCCGTCGGCGAGGGGCCCTCGACCTGGACCGACTTCTTCGGCCAGCAGGACCGCTGGGCCTCGGGCATCTGGCAGATCCTGCTCGGTGGCGGACGCGAAGCGCGCCGCCGGCTCGGCGCCCGGCAGGCCGCCGCCTACGTCTTCCTGCAGTCCTTCTATCCAAGCGTGGGTCTGGCCTGGATATTGGGCACCCTGGCGAATATCACCCAACTCGTCTGGGCCCGGACCCGCACGGGCCCAGACGAGCTCGGGGTGCTGCCGTTGGCCCTCTGGTGCCTGGTGGTGTGCAGCTGGCTGCTGATCCTGCACCGGATGAAGCGCTGGTACCTGCATCCGGCCGAGCGCCGAACCTCGATCGCGCTGGCGCTGCTGGCGACGCTGGTCGCGGCCCCCGTGTATGCCGCATCCGCACTGGCCGCCCTGCTGCGCCGCACCCCCGCCTACGTGGTCACCGGCAAGGGACGTCTGCGCAGCCGCGAAAGGGCGCGCACGTTCCTTCCCCACCTGCTGTGGGCAGCGGCCCTGGCGCTGGCGCTGGCGGCCGGCATCGCGGCCGGCACCGCGACCGGCACCGCGGCGGCAGCCTGGGCCTTGGTCGGCATCTCGGTGTGCCTGCTGCCTCCCGTCATGGCCCTGTCCCGTCCCCTTGGCCTCCGGCACGGAAGACATTCAGCACGGCGCTTCCATGCTGTCCGTCGTCGTAACCACCCATCACGTAGATTTCGGGGCCCAGCGCGGCAGCTGCCAGCCCCGCCCGCGGGACCGGCAGCGCAGGAATCCCCGCGGGCCCGTTCAGGCACTGCACTTGGGCACTGACGCCAAGGCCCGTGTCCCCGGCGATGGCACACGGCCCCGCACCGGGGATCCACACCGCGGCGGCGCTGTGCACGGGGCGCACCGACTGCCCCCGGCTGATCCCGTCCACCTGCACCACGTCCACTGTGCCGAACGCCGGGACGCCCGAGGCCCGATCCCGGCCCCCGATGATCCACACCGTGCCGAATCCATCGCTGAGCGCGGCAGGCTTCTCCCGGGCAACGGAAAGCTCGCCGATCTGTTTCCACGCCCCCGCCGCCAGGGCGTAGACCTCCCTGGCGGCGGCGTGGTCAGTGCCGACGCCTCCGGCATAGACGATCCGGCTTCCGTCCCAGGCCGCAGCGCCGGCTTCCCGGCTTGCGGGCAGGGGCTCGTCCCGGAGCCATTCCCCGGTTCCGGCATCCAGCCGCAGCGTCGTGTCCACCGCACCGGCGGCACCCTGCCCGCCCACGAGGTAGAGGTCGGGCCCAGCCGCGACGAGGGCGCCGAAGGCGAGCGGTTCGGGCAATTGGGGGCCCGCGCTCCAGCTTCGGGTGGCCGGGTCGTAGATGTTCACATCATCCAGCAGTTCCCGGCCGTCCCTTGCGGATACCCCGCCGGCCACCCAGATCTTTTCCCCGTGGGCAGCCATCGATGCCCCCTCGAGCGCAAGCGGCGCATCGGGCAGGGGCTGCCACGACGCCGGGCCGGGGCGCTGCAGCAGCACCACGACGACGATGAGCACCACCGCAAGAACCCCGCCGATGGACGGCAGGGCCCAGCGAGGGAG encodes:
- a CDS encoding TIR domain-containing protein encodes the protein MSESIFISYRRATSTGSAGRVYDALAAHFGEEHVFMDVDSIEPGEEFAGVLTETLSGCRAVLVVIDPDWLEVADAQGRRRLDDPGDFVRLEVESALVAGVKVFPVLVGGAAMPSAAALPAPLRSLAGKQAVEISPTRFRYDAGRLIIALEGIVGVPKKRPKPSWREEHAGRFVLPRWALPSIGGVLAVVLIVVVVLLQRPGPASWQPLPDAPLALEGASMAAHGEKIWVAGGVSARDGRELLDDVNIYDPATRSWSAGPQLPEPLAFGALVAAGPDLYLVGGQGAAGAVDTTLRLDAGTGEWLRDEPLPASREAGAAAWDGSRIVYAGGVGTDHAAAREVYALAAGAWKQIGELSVAREKPAALSDGFGTVWIIGGRDRASGVPAFGTVDVVQVDGISRGQSVRPVHSAAAVWIPGAGPCAIAGDTGLGVSAQVQCLNGPAGIPALPVPRAGLAAAALGPEIYVMGGYDDGQHGSAVLNVFRAGGQGDGTGP
- a CDS encoding AfsR/SARP family transcriptional regulator — its product is MGGNVRHLTDGHARILGYLAFNPGEHDRRFVASTLWPDAGGERAAGNLRAQLWRLRRDGVGLVDSDGHLLSLGDGVLVDVQLLDDWATRLIAGSPTAIDLAWVPRNIDTAEILPGFSDEWIEMERQRLQQRMLHAMECLSREFRLAGRFADALESALVVCQTDPLRESAQETLIETYLSEGNPLVAQRSYAEYRDLVMDELGVEPSPALAQRLDSFLRGEDR